The Pelodiscus sinensis isolate JC-2024 chromosome 10, ASM4963464v1, whole genome shotgun sequence genome has a segment encoding these proteins:
- the LOC102450766 gene encoding uncharacterized protein LOC102450766 isoform X2: MGKRGPVPPGAVYIYNAIRPGTHCSPVISGARSGGDKARGGAPLHRPSSQCSGQAGRGDEPARNPCRISTRHAMLLPLLCLLQLAAGAPLGKELHQMPASVLQALSSRGTLVLEAALKSALVALEGALAEHERQLRECGACVPCLFGDCGNRSRECAAAEAPLAPLPSCQAVLEAQAAPEPAERNWALSQACAPYRRLCPADNLSPDACVRLMAGRCQLRLQECRLQSDRDDLNSLADQPAPGTCGQGLAVPNATAAKGKIVGGSVAPRGAWPWLVSVRLAGELMCGGVLVGDAWVLTAAHCFAGNRNELAWTVVVADYDLAKRDEGEQVLPVNRIITHPKFNPKTFHGDVALLELAHPVAPSAWLSPVCLPEGPQEPGPGTPCYIAGWGSLYQEGPSAEVVMEARVPLLSQDACRSALGKDLLTNAMFCAGYLAGGIDSCQGDSGGPLTCREPGSLQSVLYGITSWGDGCGEQGKPGVYTRVTAFADWIRHQMDRSPASREPTCLELLAASQLPGERQRAELASLCSFYGQSCAPPLGQAACARVAEETCRVERQRCELRSYAQTLLDFLRRAEDFFRNQVDFTFFTHTLPRFMEQLYGHLFPARARRATAGQAGEGQASPEELQSRGLLSAPSRAPSPPFTGLFQAVGPTLEDWVQELSAVAGGDMAPPAPALTAGQLQGGEQHFLQQAEGAAGELKGPGWAFLQRLQAELDTPGAGPRPGAASALNRCPGLQEAALRVRTVQELYRWVLQVPEGELAMTFQELRLPALATSSGAAEGLAGSWAMAGHQHPWTMGTLALRLTVLWAVALSGGLAVNQEERLMNYLFVEKGYNKELRPVMSKDESVSVDLGLTLSNLVSLKEADETLTTNVWIDHGWTDYRLQWNKSEFGDLKILRLPPDMVWLPEIVLENNNDGFFQIAYYCNVLVYDSGFVYWLPPAIFHSACPINVNFFPFDWQNCSLKFSSLRYNAKEITMNLKQEADDTQNKNYLVEWITIDLEAFTENGEWEIVHKPARKNVDKSVSPESCKYQDITFYLIIKRKPLFYIINIVLPCILIAFMAIFVFYLPAESGEKMTLAISVLLAQSVFLLLISQRLPATSLAIPLIGKYLLFIMLLVTAVVVTCVVVLNIHFRTPSTHVMSSWVKELFLELLPRLLHMSRPAESEPGPRGGLLIRRSSSVGYMAKAEEYFAVKSRSELMFEKQSERHGLASRVTPSRPKPLGAADTQEQLYSEVKPAIDGANFIIKHMRDKNDYNEEKDNWNRVARTVDRLCLFLVIPVMVLGTLWIFLTGIYNEPPELPFAGDPFDYTIEHKHYV, encoded by the exons CTCTGTCCAGCCGGGGGACGCTGGTCCTGGAAGCCGCCCTGAAGAGCGCCCTGGTGGCCCTGGAGGGGGCGCTGGCTGAGCACGAGCGGCAGCTGCGGGAGTGTGGGGCGTGCGTGCCCTGCCTCTTTGGGGACTGCGGCAACCGGAGCAGGGAGTGTGCCG ccgcGGAGGCACctctggctcccctgcccagctgccaagCGGTCCTGGAAGCACAGGCCGCCCCGGAGCCGGCCGAGAGGAACTGGGCCCTGAGCCAGGCGTGTGCCCCCTACCGGCGCCTGTGTCCCGCCGACAACCTGAGCCCCGACGCCTGCGTGCGGCTGATGGCCGGGCGCTGCCAGCTGCGCCTGCAGGAGTGCA ggctgcagAGCGACAGGGACGATCTCAACAGCCTCGCAGACCAGCCAGCGCCGG GCACTTGCGGCCAGGGGCTGGCGGTGCCCAATGCCACAGCGGCCAAGGGCAAGATCGTGGGGGGCAGCGTGGCCCCGCGGGGCGCCTGGCCCTGGCTGGTCTCGGTGCGGCTGGCTGGGGAGCTGATGTGCGgcggggtgctggtgggggacgCCTGGGTCCTCACGGCAGCGCACTGCTTCGCCGG GAACCGCAATGAGCTGGCCTGGACGGTGGTGGTGGCAGACTACGATCTCGCCAAGCGGGATGAGGGCGAACAGGTCCTGCCCGTTAACCGCATCATCACCCACCCCAAG tTCAACCCCAAGACCTTCCACGGCGACGTGGCACTGCTGGAGCTGGCCCACCCAGTGGCTCCTTCCGCGTGGCTGAGCCCGGTGTGCCTGCCCGAGGGCCCCCAGGAGCCTGGCCCAGGGACGCCCTGCTACATCGCCGGCTGGGGCTCCCTCTACCAAg AGGGGCCGTCGGCCGAGGTGGTGATGGAGGCGCGAGTGCCCCTGCTGAGCCAGGATGCCTGCCGCAGCGCACTGGGCAAGGACCTGCTCACCAACGCCATGTTCTGTGCTGGTTACTTGGCTGGTGGCATCGATTCCTGCCAG GGAGATTCCGGCGGGCCCCTGACGTGCCGGGAGCCCGGCTCGCTGCAGTCCGTGCTGTACGGCATCACGTCCTGGGGGGACGGCTGCGGGGAGCAGGGCAAGCCAGGCGTGTACACCCGCGTGACGGCCTTCGCCGACTGGATCCGCCACCAGATGGACC GATCGCCCGCCAGCCGAGAGCCCACCTGCCTTGAGCTGCTGGCCGCGTCCCAGCTGCCCGGCGAGCGCCAGCGGGCAGAGCTCGCCAGCCTGTGCTCCTTCTACGGCCAGTCGTGCGCCCCGCCCCTGGGCCAGGCTGCCTGCGCCCGCGTCGCCGAGGAGACCTGCAGGGTGGAGAGGCAGAGATGCG AGCTGCGCTCCTACGCCCAGACGCTGCTGGATTTCCTGCGCCGCGCCGAGGACTTCTTCCGAAACCAGGTGGACTTCACCTTCTTCACCCACACCCTGCCCCGCTTCATGGAGCAGCTCTACGGGCACCTCTTCCCCGCCCGGGCACGCCGGGCCACGGCAG ggcaggcaggcgAGGGGCAAGCGAGCCCTGAGGAGCTGCAAAGCAGAGGGCTCCTGAGCGCCCCCAGCAG GGCCCCGTCCCCACCCTTCACGGGGCTGTTCCAGGCCGTGGGCCCCACGCTGGAGGACTGGGTGCAGGAGCTGAGCGCCGTGGCTGGGGGGGACatggcccccccagctcctgcactgactgccgggcagctccaggggggggAGCAGCACTTCCTGCAG caggctgagggggcagcgggggagcTGAAGGGGCCCGGCTGGGCCTTTctccagaggctgcaggctgagctggacaccccaggagcagggccacggCCAGGAGCTGCCTCCGCGCTGAACC gctgcccggggctgcaggaggcGGCGCTGCGGGTGCGGACGGTGCAGGAGCTCTACCGCTGGGTCCTGCAAGTCCCGGAGGGGGAGCTGGCCATGACCTTCCAGGAG CTCAGGCTTCCGGCCCTCGCCACAAGCTCAGGAGCTGCCGAGGGGCTGGCGGGGAGTTGGGCCATGGCCGGGCACCAGCACCCCTGGACCATGGGGACCCTGGCCCTGCGGCTCACTGTGCTCTGGGCCGTCGCCCTGTCAG GCGGCCTGGCCGTGAACCAGGAGGAACGGCTCATGAACTACCTCTTCGTGGAGAAGGGCTACAACAAGGAGCTGCGGCCCGTCATGTCCAAGGACGAGAGCGTCAGCGTGGACCTGGGCCTGACGCTCTCCAACCTCGTCTCGCTG AAAGAGGCCGACGAGACCCTCACCACCAACGTGTGGATTGATCAC GGCTGGACAGATTACAGGCTGCAGTGGAACAAGTCGGAGTTCGGGGACCTGAAGATCCTCCGCCTGCCCCCGGACATGGTGTGGCTTCCTGAGATCGTCCTGGAGAACAA CAACGACGGCTTCTTCCAGATCGCCTACTACTGCAACGTGCTGGTGTACGACTCCGGCTTCGTGTACTGGCTGCCGCCTGCCATCTTCCACAGCGCCTGCCCCATCAACGTCAACTTCTTCCCCTTCGACTGGCAGAACTGCAGCCTCAAGTTCAG CTCCCTGCGCTACAACGCCAAGGAGATCACCATGAACCTGAAGCAGGAAGCGGACGACACGCAGAACAAAAACTACCTGGTGGAATGGATCACCATCGACCTGGAGGCCTTCACGG AGAACGGCGAGTGGGAGATTGTCCACAAGCCGGCCCGCAAGAACGTGGACAAGAGCGTCTCGCCCGAGAGCTGCAAGTACCAGGACATCACCTTCTACCTCATCATCAAGCGCAAGCCGCTCTTCTACATCATCAACATCGTCCTGCCCTGCATCCTCATCGCCTTCATGGCCATCTTCGTCTTCTACCTGCCGGCCGAGA GTGGGGAGAAGATGACGCTGGCTATCTCCGTCCTGCTGGCCCAGTCCGTCTTCCTGCTGCTGATCTCCCAGCGCCTGCCCGCCACCTCCCTCGCCATCCCCCTCATTGGCAA GTACCTGCTCTTCATCATGCTGCTGGTGACCGCGGTGGTGGTGACCTGTGTGGTCGTGCTGAACATCCACTTCCGGACGCCCAGCACCCACGTCATGTCCAGCTGGGTCAAAGAG CTGTTTCTGGAACTGCTGCCGCGCCTGCTGCACATGTCCCGGCCGGCGGAGAGCGAGCCGGGCCCCCGTGGCGGCCTGCTGATCCGGCGCAGCAGCTCCGTGGGCTACATGGCCAAGGCGGAGGAGTACTTCGCCGTCAAGTCCCGCAGCGAGCTCATGTTTGAGAAGCAGTCGGAGCGGCACGGGCTGGCCAGCCGCGTCACCCCCTCCC GGCCCAAGCCCCTGGGCGCGGCCGACACGCAGGAGCAGCTGTACAGCGAGGTGAAGCCAGCCATCGACGGCGCCAACTTCATCATCAAGCACATGCGGGACAAGAACGACTACAACGAG gagaAGGACAACTGGAACCGCGTCGCCCGGACGGTCGATcgcctctgcctcttcctggtcATCCCGGTGATGGTGCTTGGGACCCTGTGGATCTTCCTGACGGGGATCTACAACGagcccccagagctgcccttCGCCGGGGACCCCTTCGACTACACCATAGAGCACAAGCACTACGTCTAG
- the LOC102450766 gene encoding uncharacterized protein LOC102450766 isoform X1: MGKRGPVPPGAVYIYNAIRPGTHCSPVISGARSGGDKARGGAPLHRPSSQCSGQAGRGDEPARNPCRISTRHAMLLPLLCLLQLAAGAPLGKELHQMPASVLQALSSRGTLVLEAALKSALVALEGALAEHERQLRECGACVPCLFGDCGNRSRECAAAEAPLAPLPSCQAVLEAQAAPEPAERNWALSQACAPYRRLCPADNLSPDACVRLMAGRCQLRLQECRLQSDRDDLNSLADQPAPGTCGQGLAVPNATAAKGKIVGGSVAPRGAWPWLVSVRLAGELMCGGVLVGDAWVLTAAHCFAGNRNELAWTVVVADYDLAKRDEGEQVLPVNRIITHPKFNPKTFHGDVALLELAHPVAPSAWLSPVCLPEGPQEPGPGTPCYIAGWGSLYQEGPSAEVVMEARVPLLSQDACRSALGKDLLTNAMFCAGYLAGGIDSCQGDSGGPLTCREPGSLQSVLYGITSWGDGCGEQGKPGVYTRVTAFADWIRHQMDRSPASREPTCLELLAASQLPGERQRAELASLCSFYGQSCAPPLGQAACARVAEETCRVERQRCELRSYAQTLLDFLRRAEDFFRNQVDFTFFTHTLPRFMEQLYGHLFPARARRATAGQAGEGQASPEELQSRGLLSAPSRAPSPPFTGLFQAVGPTLEDWVQELSAVAGGDMAPPAPALTAGQLQGGEQHFLQQAEGAAGELKGPGWAFLQRLQAELDTPGAGPRPGAASALNRSAAAGDPSLRARRARRGASAGDEGPGDHRGCPGLQEAALRVRTVQELYRWVLQVPEGELAMTFQELRLPALATSSGAAEGLAGSWAMAGHQHPWTMGTLALRLTVLWAVALSGGLAVNQEERLMNYLFVEKGYNKELRPVMSKDESVSVDLGLTLSNLVSLKEADETLTTNVWIDHGWTDYRLQWNKSEFGDLKILRLPPDMVWLPEIVLENNNDGFFQIAYYCNVLVYDSGFVYWLPPAIFHSACPINVNFFPFDWQNCSLKFSSLRYNAKEITMNLKQEADDTQNKNYLVEWITIDLEAFTENGEWEIVHKPARKNVDKSVSPESCKYQDITFYLIIKRKPLFYIINIVLPCILIAFMAIFVFYLPAESGEKMTLAISVLLAQSVFLLLISQRLPATSLAIPLIGKYLLFIMLLVTAVVVTCVVVLNIHFRTPSTHVMSSWVKELFLELLPRLLHMSRPAESEPGPRGGLLIRRSSSVGYMAKAEEYFAVKSRSELMFEKQSERHGLASRVTPSRPKPLGAADTQEQLYSEVKPAIDGANFIIKHMRDKNDYNEEKDNWNRVARTVDRLCLFLVIPVMVLGTLWIFLTGIYNEPPELPFAGDPFDYTIEHKHYV, from the exons CTCTGTCCAGCCGGGGGACGCTGGTCCTGGAAGCCGCCCTGAAGAGCGCCCTGGTGGCCCTGGAGGGGGCGCTGGCTGAGCACGAGCGGCAGCTGCGGGAGTGTGGGGCGTGCGTGCCCTGCCTCTTTGGGGACTGCGGCAACCGGAGCAGGGAGTGTGCCG ccgcGGAGGCACctctggctcccctgcccagctgccaagCGGTCCTGGAAGCACAGGCCGCCCCGGAGCCGGCCGAGAGGAACTGGGCCCTGAGCCAGGCGTGTGCCCCCTACCGGCGCCTGTGTCCCGCCGACAACCTGAGCCCCGACGCCTGCGTGCGGCTGATGGCCGGGCGCTGCCAGCTGCGCCTGCAGGAGTGCA ggctgcagAGCGACAGGGACGATCTCAACAGCCTCGCAGACCAGCCAGCGCCGG GCACTTGCGGCCAGGGGCTGGCGGTGCCCAATGCCACAGCGGCCAAGGGCAAGATCGTGGGGGGCAGCGTGGCCCCGCGGGGCGCCTGGCCCTGGCTGGTCTCGGTGCGGCTGGCTGGGGAGCTGATGTGCGgcggggtgctggtgggggacgCCTGGGTCCTCACGGCAGCGCACTGCTTCGCCGG GAACCGCAATGAGCTGGCCTGGACGGTGGTGGTGGCAGACTACGATCTCGCCAAGCGGGATGAGGGCGAACAGGTCCTGCCCGTTAACCGCATCATCACCCACCCCAAG tTCAACCCCAAGACCTTCCACGGCGACGTGGCACTGCTGGAGCTGGCCCACCCAGTGGCTCCTTCCGCGTGGCTGAGCCCGGTGTGCCTGCCCGAGGGCCCCCAGGAGCCTGGCCCAGGGACGCCCTGCTACATCGCCGGCTGGGGCTCCCTCTACCAAg AGGGGCCGTCGGCCGAGGTGGTGATGGAGGCGCGAGTGCCCCTGCTGAGCCAGGATGCCTGCCGCAGCGCACTGGGCAAGGACCTGCTCACCAACGCCATGTTCTGTGCTGGTTACTTGGCTGGTGGCATCGATTCCTGCCAG GGAGATTCCGGCGGGCCCCTGACGTGCCGGGAGCCCGGCTCGCTGCAGTCCGTGCTGTACGGCATCACGTCCTGGGGGGACGGCTGCGGGGAGCAGGGCAAGCCAGGCGTGTACACCCGCGTGACGGCCTTCGCCGACTGGATCCGCCACCAGATGGACC GATCGCCCGCCAGCCGAGAGCCCACCTGCCTTGAGCTGCTGGCCGCGTCCCAGCTGCCCGGCGAGCGCCAGCGGGCAGAGCTCGCCAGCCTGTGCTCCTTCTACGGCCAGTCGTGCGCCCCGCCCCTGGGCCAGGCTGCCTGCGCCCGCGTCGCCGAGGAGACCTGCAGGGTGGAGAGGCAGAGATGCG AGCTGCGCTCCTACGCCCAGACGCTGCTGGATTTCCTGCGCCGCGCCGAGGACTTCTTCCGAAACCAGGTGGACTTCACCTTCTTCACCCACACCCTGCCCCGCTTCATGGAGCAGCTCTACGGGCACCTCTTCCCCGCCCGGGCACGCCGGGCCACGGCAG ggcaggcaggcgAGGGGCAAGCGAGCCCTGAGGAGCTGCAAAGCAGAGGGCTCCTGAGCGCCCCCAGCAG GGCCCCGTCCCCACCCTTCACGGGGCTGTTCCAGGCCGTGGGCCCCACGCTGGAGGACTGGGTGCAGGAGCTGAGCGCCGTGGCTGGGGGGGACatggcccccccagctcctgcactgactgccgggcagctccaggggggggAGCAGCACTTCCTGCAG caggctgagggggcagcgggggagcTGAAGGGGCCCGGCTGGGCCTTTctccagaggctgcaggctgagctggacaccccaggagcagggccacggCCAGGAGCTGCCTCCGCGCTGAACC GATCGGCAGCTGCGGGGGACCCGTCCCTGCGGGCGAGGAGAGCGCGGAGGGGAGCCAGCGCGGGCGACGAGGGACCAGGGGATCACAGAG gctgcccggggctgcaggaggcGGCGCTGCGGGTGCGGACGGTGCAGGAGCTCTACCGCTGGGTCCTGCAAGTCCCGGAGGGGGAGCTGGCCATGACCTTCCAGGAG CTCAGGCTTCCGGCCCTCGCCACAAGCTCAGGAGCTGCCGAGGGGCTGGCGGGGAGTTGGGCCATGGCCGGGCACCAGCACCCCTGGACCATGGGGACCCTGGCCCTGCGGCTCACTGTGCTCTGGGCCGTCGCCCTGTCAG GCGGCCTGGCCGTGAACCAGGAGGAACGGCTCATGAACTACCTCTTCGTGGAGAAGGGCTACAACAAGGAGCTGCGGCCCGTCATGTCCAAGGACGAGAGCGTCAGCGTGGACCTGGGCCTGACGCTCTCCAACCTCGTCTCGCTG AAAGAGGCCGACGAGACCCTCACCACCAACGTGTGGATTGATCAC GGCTGGACAGATTACAGGCTGCAGTGGAACAAGTCGGAGTTCGGGGACCTGAAGATCCTCCGCCTGCCCCCGGACATGGTGTGGCTTCCTGAGATCGTCCTGGAGAACAA CAACGACGGCTTCTTCCAGATCGCCTACTACTGCAACGTGCTGGTGTACGACTCCGGCTTCGTGTACTGGCTGCCGCCTGCCATCTTCCACAGCGCCTGCCCCATCAACGTCAACTTCTTCCCCTTCGACTGGCAGAACTGCAGCCTCAAGTTCAG CTCCCTGCGCTACAACGCCAAGGAGATCACCATGAACCTGAAGCAGGAAGCGGACGACACGCAGAACAAAAACTACCTGGTGGAATGGATCACCATCGACCTGGAGGCCTTCACGG AGAACGGCGAGTGGGAGATTGTCCACAAGCCGGCCCGCAAGAACGTGGACAAGAGCGTCTCGCCCGAGAGCTGCAAGTACCAGGACATCACCTTCTACCTCATCATCAAGCGCAAGCCGCTCTTCTACATCATCAACATCGTCCTGCCCTGCATCCTCATCGCCTTCATGGCCATCTTCGTCTTCTACCTGCCGGCCGAGA GTGGGGAGAAGATGACGCTGGCTATCTCCGTCCTGCTGGCCCAGTCCGTCTTCCTGCTGCTGATCTCCCAGCGCCTGCCCGCCACCTCCCTCGCCATCCCCCTCATTGGCAA GTACCTGCTCTTCATCATGCTGCTGGTGACCGCGGTGGTGGTGACCTGTGTGGTCGTGCTGAACATCCACTTCCGGACGCCCAGCACCCACGTCATGTCCAGCTGGGTCAAAGAG CTGTTTCTGGAACTGCTGCCGCGCCTGCTGCACATGTCCCGGCCGGCGGAGAGCGAGCCGGGCCCCCGTGGCGGCCTGCTGATCCGGCGCAGCAGCTCCGTGGGCTACATGGCCAAGGCGGAGGAGTACTTCGCCGTCAAGTCCCGCAGCGAGCTCATGTTTGAGAAGCAGTCGGAGCGGCACGGGCTGGCCAGCCGCGTCACCCCCTCCC GGCCCAAGCCCCTGGGCGCGGCCGACACGCAGGAGCAGCTGTACAGCGAGGTGAAGCCAGCCATCGACGGCGCCAACTTCATCATCAAGCACATGCGGGACAAGAACGACTACAACGAG gagaAGGACAACTGGAACCGCGTCGCCCGGACGGTCGATcgcctctgcctcttcctggtcATCCCGGTGATGGTGCTTGGGACCCTGTGGATCTTCCTGACGGGGATCTACAACGagcccccagagctgcccttCGCCGGGGACCCCTTCGACTACACCATAGAGCACAAGCACTACGTCTAG